The window TAAAAGAGAAAACAGACAACAAGATGTCAAACTAAATTATGTATAAGGATATTACAAAATGGATACACATATTAGAGAAGCAATTGAAGCGGATTTACCCAAAATAACGGATATTTACAATTGGGCGGTTGAAAACACAACTGCCTCATTTGATATAAACCCGCAAACCATAGAGCAACGAGCTGTATGGTTTTCCCATTATAAGGGCAGTCGTTTTCCTTTAATTGTATTCGTTAAAAATGAAGAGGTTGCAGGTTATGCCTGCCTATCTCAGTTCAGGGCAAAGGAAGGCTATAGAAATACATGTGAGATGTCAGTGTACGTCCATCCTGAGTATCAAAAAATG of the Ruminiclostridium papyrosolvens DSM 2782 genome contains:
- a CDS encoding GNAT family N-acetyltransferase — translated: MDTHIREAIEADLPKITDIYNWAVENTTASFDINPQTIEQRAVWFSHYKGSRFPLIVFVKNEEVAGYACLSQFRAKEGYRNTCEMSVYVHPEYQKMGIGKKLMDYVIALGREAGYHVIISCITTDNIVSIKMHEDAGFKLCGELKEVGYKFGRYLDCLFYQLSL